From the Debaryomyces hansenii CBS767 chromosome F complete sequence genome, the window GAAGAATACTGCGAAGTAGGTATCGTTGCCAGATTATTCGGATCATCAAAAGTTGCTAACGGTTGTGGACTATGCAGCTGATATAAGTTTGCCTGATACGGAGTGCTAGGTATGTCCTGTCCATTTTTGGTACTCCTAATTTCCTCTTCCTTGAGATTGTTTCTCAACATGGCATTATCCTTCTTTAACCTAGCTATGTCATCATGCAACTTTGATAGATATTTCATAGATACCACAATCTTCTTATCTGCTTCCACATATTCACATTTGCTCTTGGCTAAAAGACATTTTTTACAGGGATCTCCCCCAGGACATCTGATGTGACGTGTTCTACATCTGATGCATGCCACCGATGTTCTCTTGGGTTTCATCTGTCCAAACAGCGATGTCTTGTTCGATTCTGCGGCTTGCGATTCGGGGTTTCTTGAATCGCTAGTTTCCAATGATATCCTCGATTCCTTCATATCCTCTGCATCAGAATCTAGGCCTTGCCCATTCATTGCAATTCTTTACCTAATATACAATTCTGAACTAATAATATAGACTTAATCTATGACTAACTTCTGTCATAGGAGTAATACGATTAAAAATCTGTCCAAAAGAGCGTTATGATGATTCCTGTACATGGACcaatatttattcaacaaaattacACTACGAATCGATGGTATCGGTTTAAAAAGGATGTAACATCGTCTACATTTCTCCAGTTGGATACTAAAGGCTATGTGTGATAgagaattaattgattcatcaattcATGAAAAAAATGTAAGCATGAAGAAGGCGTGGCCGGAGATATAGAGGATATTAACGTTGACTCGGGCTCGAAGATGAGGTCGGTACTACAATAAGCATTAAATAACAAAACATTGGTATAAAACAAACTATGTCTAACATGAACAGAAGATAAACATAACTAAAGAACGTAGAAATAAACCCAAACTATTTTTTTGACCATTTTAAACTAGATTAGTTTGAAAGGTTAGCCTTACCTTGACCGATAACATTACCAGCAGGGTCGTATGAACAGATGATATATTTACCAGCAGAGGAACAGTCCTTGTAGGCACAACCAACCTTGGTGGTGTCCTTCCAGATGATTTGCGTGAAGTGATCGAAAGAGGAGGAAGAAGAGTAATCGTAGTTGTCACCTTCTTCATACCAAGCATTGACGGCCTTATCAGCACTGTCGTAACCAACAGCTAAGTTTTCACCGTATTTACCACCGGAGTGGGTTAAGCTACCAGAACAGTCGTATTTGTCGGCGTAGTCTTGGGCGTACTTGTAAACCGAAGAATCCCAGGACAAGTCGGCGACATTGTGCTTGGCTCTTTTATCGTTGTGGGCCTTCAAGATGGATTCGGCAAAATCTTGGTCTTCAACACCGCTGATACCGCTACCTGAGCTAGAAGAATCAGAATCGGTAGAAGAAGCAGCTTCAGAAGCAGAGCTAGTCTTGGAAACTAAGGTGGTTGGGGCAGCAGATTGAGTCGAACCTTGACCGTCAGCCAAAATACTCTTTGGAGCCTTGGCTTGAGCAGCAACTGATGGAGATCCAGTGGCAGCAGTAACCTCGGTGGATTGAGTAGTAGCTTCTTGACCGTTACCACCTTGGATGGTGGTAAGGTGGGTTTGAGTCACGTACACGGTTTCAGCAGAAACGACAGACAAGATAGATAAAGCAGTAGCTAACTTCAAGAATTGCATAATGAGCGTATGAAGGGAATGTAAGTGTACGATGTAATATAATCAACAAAGGAATGTATAGTGTTCAAAAACTATGGGACAAATGAATGGACTTCGAAGGTTTAAATACAACTAGATGGGATGTATGAACCTGTGAAAAATACTGTAATAAAACGATGGAAAAGATCCAGAAGCACTATAAGAACACTTTATTAGGAAAAAAGATgtaatgaagaataaaaaatttgtaAAATCCTTACAGGGTTGGATAGGCTATACTTTTTATCTAGAACAAACCACCATGCCTGCTAAGTTTACATTTCTACAAACAGGTACAGCCAATATTAATTACTGAAAAGAACATTCGCGTTCTATGCATAAACAAACTCCTATTGTTGTTTCGAATTGGTGCTCATCGTTCTTAACTGTTGTGCCTCATCTACGTAATCAATTTTCTGCTTTCATATGCTCGACTCACCACACAATGGATCGCAAAGGAGGCACACAAGCCAGATCGACCCTACAAGGCTCGTCACCCTCGTCTTCAAACCATCTAGCGAGAAGCCTTGGAGTAAAAAAGATTATTCCTTTCATCAACCTTCCGCCGTCGTAGACACGTTGTGTTGTAGATCGTAGTGAAACACGTACGTACGCTTGTCGTCACCTACGTATCCTATCGTCATGGTTGTCGGACATCAAACGGTATGTgacaaatgaaaatgattgCGAAATGCTATACGCGAATTAGCTGAAACACCCTATGAAACGACTATGAAACATCCTATGTATGAGTGCCTCATTCGGTTCAGTTCTACAATTATTCATGGGTACGTGGGGGATTGCTGTGTTCGTGTTTACTAACACAGGGCTAACAGGGGATGCCTGAATCGTCTATTTAACTTTTACCTAATACATACAGTTGTTTGTTAGAAGGTGCGTTTGGAACAATTCGAGAACAATCTTGCTCATACGCGTTTTTGGTAGACGTGACAATTGTCTCTATCGTTCGGCAAACAGTATGTAGAGGAAATACGACCGTCAACGGTGAGGCGAGGGTATTAGGAACAACAACGTCATAGATCAATAATCACCTAGATCGGGATATCTAATTTCGTACTCATTTTCTGCATACTGCgaccaatttttcaagtacTTTTTACCACTTGTAGCCATTAATTCTAGATCGCCGATGATGCAGAGATGCTTCTTGGGTCTGGTCATTGCCACATTCAACCGTCTCCTGTCGGCTAAAAACCCTATTTCTCTGTTGGGATTCGATCTGACTAGCGAGATAATTATGGCCTCCTTCTCACGGCCCTGGAACCCGTCGACAGTCGATACCTCGATCCCATCGATCTGGCGCAGCTGAAGGGTTTTTTTAAGCAAGGAGGCCTGTGCATTGTAGGGGGAGATAACGCCTATATCAGCAGGGGTTATACCTGCTTGTAGCAAGTTCTGGAGATGTTGCTCCACCACCAACACCTCCATGTCGTTGTACTTAGATCCGGTCGATTCCGCCATCGCCCGCGAGTCATCGTCGCTGGCCCTCTCAGGAAAATTGCCTCCCTGCGTATCGTACCAGACACAAGGGATGGAGGTATCGTCTGTGGGCTTGACTGATGGCAAGTCTTCGAGCGTCAACGAACGAACTGAGTCGTGAGCCTTGAGGTTGCCGTCGTAAAGCTCGTTCGACGGGAACCGCATAATGTCCTCGTTCATACGGTACTGGGTGTCCAAGAGTTTCTTAAATTGCGAACCGTTGTGATCTCGGATAAGTCTGTCAAATAAGGTTAATTCCAAGTCGGCAACTCCGTCTTTGATATTGAGTTTACGCATCAACGCATCTAGATCGTCCTTCGATTTCACCGTTGGGGGCAACTGCATGTTGTCTCCTGCTATCACTAACCGTTTGCATCCTAAATGATTAACCAATGGAATCCAACACTGCGGCTCGAGCGACTGCGATACCTCATCGATGATTATGGTATCAAACAAGGGATGGTCGTGGTCAAAGTTCAACGTTGGTTCTTTGTAAAGCGACGTTAGCTCATAACTACCGGCACCATGCAACGTACTGAGAACAACTTTGGCACCCACTAGCAAGTCTTGCACAATTTTACGTTCTCGAACTCGTAATTCCTTCTTGTATGTCTTCAAGTCTGACCACAAAGCTCTTCTTTCAGCATAGTTTCGACATTTCTTAACCTTCCCCAAAGTATCGCTAATATCTTTTTCtatatctttcaatatttctttgttatCGTTCGATCCCGTATCGTAATTTGTTTTGGATAATATATCAAGCGAATGCTGTAAATTACTCCCTAAAAGTCTTGCAGGATGGCCTATACGAATCAACTCCTCTGGGTTCTTCCCGGCAGATGTACTCTTTTTGACAGCTCTACGacttttctttttatcaGTGTGTACTTCCTCTTCATTAAAAATTGGTGATAACCTTTCCAAAATAGTATCCACAGATATATTGGAAGGCCCACAAACTAAGactttttcatcattattgaatgtcAACTGTTTGATTAGCTCTATTAAAGTGTACGTTTTACCAGTTCCTGGAGGCCCGTGGATAATCGTTATGGCAGACTCATTGATGGCAAAATTTATCGCTTCTTTCTGGGAAGTGTTTAAATTGGGATTGAAGAAATGCTTCTGTTTCAAGCTTCTCCCGGAGCTTTTTTTGGCATACTGTGACTCCCCAagcaaatattgaattatctCACTCTTATTAGAGGAGGTTAATTCAGATAGCTTATTCATAGCAGTTGTCATCCTTTTGTAGGTGATTGAGTTACTCAATTTTACTATCCACATTCTAATATTGTCGTTAAATGTATTGTTGTATAAGCTTAGCACTTTTTCTTCTGAATTGTCCTCTTCAATCGAGATGGTAACAGTTTTTGAGTTTATCCGTATAAGCACAGCATCCAAAGATTCGTCTTGACATTTACCCTCTTCGTCAGTAcctcttttcttctttgatgaattttCCAGTGCCTTTTTGAACTGAATAGTTTCTGAAGTATTTGCATTACTCATCTTATCCAACTTTATAATATCACCCACTCTAAGTGACCCCAATTGAATTTCAGTATCATTCGACTTCAAAGCTGGATCTATTTCCAATTCTATTATAGTTTTACCACCGAGGCCATTCTTAATGTTTGTGACGaccaaatttattattgccAACCCTAATTGATGCAATTTCTTAGGTGAATAAGAAGTCAAATACGAGTTTGTCAACAATAAATCTGACTGCAATTCTAAATTGATTGCATTCTTAAATGATTCCACTAATTCATTCTGAACTGAAATACTATTCGACATATTGATCTTAGTCAATGTTAGTAAACGAAGTTAATAAATGTATATGTATGTACCAAGTCTCTCACATTAGTGAAATTTTCAGCATATGCTAGATACAACTTGATTTCAGATCTTACTGATAGCTTCTCATCAACAGATAATGGAGCTAACGATGTGATCTATATGTTATCATTGACATACCTATATTGTTAAAACTGCTCAAGGAAGATAAAAAGAACCAGATATGAACTTTCTCGCTTAAAGATGATTTGTGATGATTCATATATTACAagtttatcattattctgCTGGCTAAATATGTCTACATAATTATACAACGGGAAACGATAAATAACATTAACActcaattattgaattataaagGCAAGTTTGATAACGATGCCACAGAAGTACTCCTAAGGCTTCCCAAAAATCAACATTCCAAAAAGGAAGCTGACATGGCCGCCGCTACGGCGAAACCTATGATTCTCTATTTGTCTTTGGTTGTATCTTTCAAATCTCTTCCTGTTTGTTCCTTCAAATACTTGTTAGCTTCTTTAGAAACATAATCAACAACAAGATTCTTTTGTCTAAAGTAACCActcattttcaataaagacACTGATGAGTCGTAACAACGTTCACCAAATGCTAAGTAGTTACCAAACCATCTACGGACATCCACTGACGATAAATTGCTGGTATCGAAAACTAATCCAGTATTACGATGAATACCGGCTAATATAATCGAGATTAGAactaaatcaaatgaataATGCGCTACTTTTCCAAGCTACCTACGTTAGTAATAGATCATATATATCAACTCTGATCGAGATTAGTTGGAATACTTACACTCATGGCTATCTCTTAATATAAGATTCTAAATGTTTTGAACAGTACGgaaacaaattgaagaaaatcagGTAAATGCGAAATTATTGTTCTATTCTATTATACAAAAGATATCTAAGATTTGTGAATTCTTTTAACATAGCTAGACAAGTCGCCACTTGTCCATGTTCTTATTCTTTTATGTGATCCCACGCTCACACCAAACCTAACTGAAATTTCATCTATATTCAACTTCAATTGTTCATTGATTAACTTActtttttcatcaacagtACTCAATTCACTATTATACTTTTGCTGAAACTGCTCTAAATTAGTTAAGATACCATATTTCGTAATCAACATATCGGAGCCATGATCAATCTTTTGCACAGTATATATGAAAgttaatattaatgatttgataTTGGTTGTGATAAATGGAGagttcaataaattcataaCCCACTCAACAACACCTCTAACTTTCAATATGTTCAAGTCTGAAACTACTTGAGTAccattaatgaaattctGAATCAACCAAGTTATCTGTTTATAATGagattcatcattttcGAATTCTAAATCATTACCATTCGACATTGATATTGGGGCGAATAAAGGAATATCGTGCTTTTTGATTGTTGGATTTGACAAGATATAACGGAACGACCTTTCATACAAATAATGACCTGGGTTGGACAAAATTGGAATCAAGCTACTATAAAAATACCAAATTAATGGGGAAATCTCATTTTCTGTTGTTCTTAAGGTATGGAGGATGTTCGAGACATAAACTTTATAAAGATTCGtatctttgaaattatcagtAGTTTCAAGCGATCTCAATACACCGCTTATTAAAGCtttagaaatattcttgATTAATTCAGAAGAGCTTGATAAGCTCACGACGATGAATTGTAGTAAATTAGAATCAATCAAACTTTTTATGTCAAACTTTATTTTCGTGTCACCGTCTTCCTCGTTGCTATCAACCTGAACTAATTCATGATTGTTAATTACCAACATCATAAGGAATTCAGCGTCATAAATTgttttttgatattcttgGTCAATACGAGCTGTATTATTCTCATAAAAGGATTCGGCATCTTCCCATGcatttttaaaatcaacTTTATTGGAATGATAGTCAAATAAACTAGGCGGTAAATTTGAAGCAACATAGTTGGCACCTCCATTCttaatagaattattgataaagtTCTTATTTAGCGAGATCGCTAATGTCTTTTTGtccttcaatatcaatctTTCTTCACCGATTAGCTCAAGATCATTACTCGAAAATTCTTCCGAAAGTTCCCAATTCAGAATCAAACTTACCCAAGACTTTACCAAATTAGCTTCGATTTTAACAAGAATTgactttaaaattaaatcttcCAGTCTTATGGAACCTAAGTATAACAAcaccaatttttctaataaaagCGACGTAGAATTCTTACCTGGATTCATGAAAAATAAGttagataaaattaagGCCGATTCAAATCTTGAACGCTTATTTGCATTCGATGGTAAACcattcaatataataaattcattgtTGACGAAAATTTGCAACAATTTTTCGTATTGGACCTGTTTAACATTTTTGACAGACATTAATACGCAATTCACAAATTCTAAAACATTAGAATCCAAAACCCAGTCTCTGTGATTTAATATCACTTCCAATTGAGTATTAATAACTGCAACCGGCACTAATTCCCAGATAGACGAAGATATTGAGGGTACTaatctaataatatttctgattCCATTCAAAAACTTAATGAAGTTTTCAGATAGTTCAGTTGTTTCGGCAAATTTCTTGGTAATAAAAAGCATAGACTTGTGTAACCATAACCTTATTTCATCACTTAGATTTGCGTTAGatttaattatttgataGATTAGGTTTCCGAACTCTGGAATTAAACTCTTTTTGAAACCATTTGTCTCAACATAGGTGAAAACTTGATTGATTAAATCCAGTTTCTGCTTGCTAGAAACAGAATTACTATTCACATTACTAGCCAAAATATCTAATAAGTTGTTCCAGCTTAGCTTAGATTCAAAGCTTCCTTCCtttaacaatttcaatgCAATTTTCGTAACTTTGTTCAAAAAATCCAAAAGCTTTTGGTCTTCGAAATCTAAGAATGATAAggataaagaaattgaataaccAATGAAACATAAAAGGAATTCATCCTTAATTAAACCATCGTTAGACTTTGCAATTAAGTAATGCGTTATTTCGTtctttttaattaaatcttcagtattaatgaaagatttcaataaataataatttgattcattttgtaaaataatatcaatttgcttgaataattcatcattctCAAAAAAGACCAAGTTCGTTTCAATCAAGTTGCTTAATATAGATCTCTTTTCAACCTCATATTCACTCAACTTGGGTAATGTTAAACTAAGCAAgttatcaaagttatcaaaaCTCATCGAGATACATCTTTGCATTGATATTTCATACAATCTTGTTACAAGAAGCGTATTCTTGGGTTCAATAGTATTAATTAGTTTAATAATCTGATCATTTGCAAGAACCCAATTGAACTttccaataaaattttgattttcaacAGGCATGGCCTTGGAGGATCCGAATAAATCGAAGAATAATACGTTAAATTCATTGTAATTCAGGtatttggaattattcatatCAAAACATTCCTGTGgcaattgttgaaatacTTCATTAAGTAAATTCCCTACAAATATAACTCTCTTTGGTAATGGAACTGTTAAATCAATCTCTTGaccaaaaaataaatcttGCCAAAACTTTTTTGAAAGGATGAACTTAACCATTAACAAATCTCCTGGGATAACTGTAACTAAGTAGTTACCTAGTTtagaaatcaaatcaatGAGAACGTCGTCAATTTTCGTAAGCTTTTCATCATgaataattaatttcaatctTGTAAACAAGCCTGCAAAATCAAAGTTTGAAATTGGAAATCTCTTCAAAAGTATATTTGCTTTTGCAACTAAACTAGCATTGGATGTATTAACAAGTAATTCTAAATAGGAAGAATCTTCTTTGACGTTGTCAGTACCTGTAAAATCTATCATACGTGTCAATTGGTTTGTGTTTACAACATCGGCAAATGTTTTGTCAcatatcaaatattcttcaagcAAAGTATGAACAGCTTCTTTTGGTTCACCGATAACAATCGCGTATTTTAAAAAGTTAAATAGCCATTCAACAATATCTTTTAATTCCTTCAGATTAATAGTAGAGTCATTGAGAATAAATCTGAATTGTTCAAAAAGCACAACGATAAATAAACTAATATCACCAAACTTGCTATGAGACAAGTCAAGATATTTATATGGCGACTTAACTGATCTGGAAATAacttcatctaataaattccAGGTTTTAGTAGATGTATCTGAATCTTTCAACAGATGAATCAATGCTAATATTGGAGAGATAATTAAAtctttgttgaaaattattgttttttCTGTTAACTTGTTTAACAATCCATAAAACTTCCAAATAAAggattcatcaattttgcTGTTTACTGAAAGTTTAATTAAACATGTGAAAAAGGAGTTACCGTTATTAGATCTGTTCCACCattttaaatcattttcttgttgttgatttgattgaataGAAAGATAattatctaataatgatagATTATAGCCggaattattcaacaacTGATtgtcattaataaattcattaatttcgCTACTgacaaatttatttaatgttTGAGACGAAGATGGATAAATTAATTGgtattgatttataatcATTGTCAACGTTATCTTAAGCAACTTCATATCACTCTTTTCTGGGAAAGTTTTATTAATCGTAAGTAAAAGCTGAACTAATACATTGAAATCTGgcaaattattaaagacCAACTCaatcaattcttgtttattggcattattattatgaatgaagaaatttgacGACAATACCTTGTTTAACTTAATCAATGTGAACATTATTAATTGGCAAGACAACTGTGTAATTAAATAGTGCTTTGATTCAAGGcatttatttaatgaattcttaGATAATGGTGCTAAACTGATGCTTTCTAGCACAatcttattattcaattttgcGTCCGATGAAAGGTTAGGAGTTGGCAAGCAAAGAATTTCCTTGAAGAGTAAGGTATGACCTATCCACCAAGATGTAAGTGAGGGATCGTGGTATCCACCACCATTCTGTATTAACCAATTCATATATGGTGCTACCAATTCTATATTTGCAGATAATATGTTCTTTACTAATTGTAATTGGACGTGAGTTTCCCATGGCTTCAAACTAGTCAAGAATgtatatatcaatttattattgattctgaaagttttgttgttgatgtttATTGGAATTCCATTATCTGTAGATGATTGCCAGAGTTTAAAATTAGGATAATTCAAACCATTAGTAAAGTCTGTAGAAAGTTTCGTCAATAAACTAATGAAAGTTCTAGAAAactcatcattattaatgcTACTCAATCGgttaaatattaattgaattttaaagatgaaattttcgTTCAAAATCTTACATTTTGTTGACTTTTTAAAGTTCGATTCATCCAagatttttgaatcaataaactcaaaaatattcaacaaaacaGGTACggaatcaatttcaaacatGTTCTTCCAAAgattattcattattttgtgaTTATTAATTAGTAAATCTTTTCTTATAAAACTGGAAAcctttgaattcaaattaatccagaatttaataaaattgtaTCTTATTAACAGATGAGTATTATCAGGCTTGTCCTTAAACTGGCtgtatttttcaatgtcAATCTTAGATGGAACCAATAATTTTGGTAATGTTGATAAACTCATGTCAAACTTATCCAAGAACTCATTGGTTAATCCATTATCAAAGCTAATTAAGTTgctcaaaatatttaacaTTGAGTTTGCTAATAGGGGTTTACCACTATTCAACCCCCTGTATACatattttaaatcattattcaaaatgtgTTGATAAAAGTCAACCAATAATGGCTTTAAATCACTGGTGTTATAGTCTCGGATCAAATTGGAAGtctttgataatttgatagATATATCCGTGAATTGACTATGGTCGTTGATAGACGCATAGTACGACCAGCTGGTCAACACTTTTAACAATGATCCCCCTTGGATAAACCTTGTGAGCTCTGTCTTATCGTGAGACGAAATAATAGTTGATAGTCTAACTAGAACAGAACTGTCTATATTAACATTATGGCGGGCTGCATCCTTTTTATTGGGTTTAATTTCAGTCATTGTTGAGTGTAGGATCCTACGTATTTGACCTTGTTGTTTCGATCGTTAACGTGGTCTTACCTTGAACTGTAACCAAATTGTTGAGTAGAGCTGAAAAGTTGAAGCATAgagatgatttaaattttaaaaaaCAATGTGACACAAAATTGTACGCTCGATGAGTTCACTATAACGATGCCATGGATGCCACAGAGATAGCCTTATGGTTCCATTGAAATATAGTTCGTCTTAGTTTCTATAATTTGACTTACAAGTATGTATGTAGTGCaatagaaaattttgaCCACACTTGAATTATTacatttataatattttgaatatatcatgataattgcaaaaactGGAAAACCAAAACAAAGCGGATACCTACAACAAAATTGAGCtacatatttatttattaccaGCTTATAGATTTGGTAAATTAAACACTCAGTAAATGAATGATGTCAAGCATATCAAAAATGTTGGACTAAATGAGGTATCTTGACTTACAGTATAACGACGTTTCGCCATGGTGCTCTTATCGTAAAATTTGAGACACCATAAACTATTATGGCTGCTATGAATAtagaattttcaagaacATGCTGGTAAAATTGCTTCTTTATAAACTAATTCGTATCATTTTACCAAAAATTGGAATAGACCTCGTCATTTGGGTGAAGATATCACTAAAATTAAAGTACATATCTTAATCTTACATCagattctttttcatttcttcaaatattaataaattctgaGACACCTTTAGACAATGTTGCTTATTTTTTTAGCAATACAGAATACAAAGTTCATCCAGTACAGGAAAGAGACGAATATTATGTTCAATTAAAGTCCTACTTCGTTGTAGTTGTAGTTCTCGTATCGTGTGACTCGAAACTCATTTCAGCAAGCCCCAATATCAGAGGAGGTATTTTCATCACCTTCATCATTATGATTACTATCAGCTTTAACATTAACCGCAATCTGGCTTTCCTGTATATCTGTATTGGATTGGATaacattttctttcttacTAGCAAAACTATTAACCCCGAATATATTATCAAGAGACTCAAAGTCATCCTGTTTGCTTTCGTCACTACATGGGTATTCCGATAATCCAAAGTCTATTAAGGTAATTTTACCTGCCTCTGAAACATGAATGTTGCTCTTCctaatatcattatgcGAGATTCTCAACAGGTGGAGTTCCTTGAGTCTCAATCTAATAAACTCATAAACCTTTTTTTCGTCCCACCTTTCCCTTGGTTTGTTTTTTTCctaaatattcaaatatatgcattGGATGACTAGTAAGCCCATTCCAGTATCCTGGAACAAAAAGCTTTGGAAAATTCGAAGCAAACTGtgattttcaaatattgaatcGCTTTAACAATTGGCTACATAATTCGTAAAAGTTATTTATGAAGAATCAATGTGTTATTTCATAACTTAATATAATGTCAATCGAAGAAGCCTCTAATAGAAACAGTTCTCTTGGACTGACTTGCAGAAAATCTCAGAGTGAAATGATTCAGATGCAATGTCGTATTCTAGTAGCCTAGGCGtaaatattcttaatatAAGCATAATTTAAgtattcaacaacaaaaaagaatgaGTTTATGAAAATGGAATGCTATGGAATGGAATACGAGGACCAAATTTCAAACCAGTTTTGAAAGTCGCCTAATTAATTCGAACTGTTGAagtattttaattctttgtatgattgcaaaaaagCTGAATATGTAGCGACGGAAGCACTTAACTACACTTCAATTGGATACGAATTGACATGATATGACAGAATGAACAATTGTTTAGAAGACGAATGCCGTGGTTGTCTAGGAGTAAGCTGGAACAAATTAGGTGTAAAATGGGCCTTGATCTACGCACCCTTCGCATTCCAATAGGCGACTTCAGATGATCTGGGTTACATAAAAAATAACAGGTTATTTGCTCGTATACCTGATGTTGAATAAGGGAGA encodes:
- a CDS encoding DEHA2F25432p (similar to uniprot|P34241 Saccharomyces cerevisiae YKL014C URB1 Nucleolar protein required for the normal accumulation of 25S and 5.8S rRNAs associated with the 27SA2 pre-ribosomal particle), which translates into the protein MTEIKPNKKDAARHNVNIDSSVLVRLSTIISSHDKTELTRFIQGGSLLKVLTSWSYYASINDHSQFTDISIKLSKTSNLIRDYNTSDLKPLLVDFYQHILNNDLKYVYRGLNSGKPLLANSMLNILSNLISFDNGLTNEFLDKFDMSLSTLPKLLVPSKIDIEKYSQFKDKPDNTHSLIRYNFIKFWINLNSKVSSFIRKDLLINNHKIMNNLWKNMFEIDSVPVLLNIFEFIDSKILDESNFKKSTKCKILNENFIFKIQLIFNRLSSINNDEFSRTFISLLTKLSTDFTNGLNYPNFKLWQSSTDNGIPININNKTFRINNKLIYTFLTSLKPWETHVQLQLVKNILSANIELVAPYMNWLIQNGGGYHDPSLTSWWIGHTLLFKEILCLPTPNLSSDAKLNNKIVLESISLAPLSKNSLNKCLESKHYLITQLSCQLIMFTLIKLNKVLSSNFFIHNNNANKQELIELVFNNLPDFNVLVQLLLTINKTFPEKSDMKLLKITLTMIINQYQLIYPSSSQTLNKFVSSEINEFINDNQLLNNSGYNLSLLDNYLSIQSNQQQENDLKWWNRSNNGNSFFTCLIKLSVNSKIDESFIWKFYGLLNKLTEKTIIFNKDLIISPILALIHSLKDSDTSTKTWNLLDEVISRSVKSPYKYLDLSHSKFGDISLFIVVLFEQFRFILNDSTINSKELKDIVEWLFNFLKYAIVIGEPKEAVHTLLEEYLICDKTFADVVNTNQLTRMIDFTGTDNVKEDSSYLELLVNTSNASLVAKANILLKRFPISNFDFAGLFTRLKLIIHDEKLTKIDDVLIDLISKLGNYLVTVIPGDLLMVKFILSKKFWQDLFFGQEIDLTVPLPKRVIFVGNLLNEVFQQLPQECFDMNNSKYSNYNEFNVLFFDLFGSSKAMPVENQNFIGKFNWVLANDQIIKLINTIEPKNTLLVTRLYEISMQRCISMSFDNFDNLLSLTLPKLSEYEVEKRSILSNLIETNLVFFENDELFKQIDIILQNESNYYLLKSFINTEDLIKKNEITHYLIAKSNDGLIKDEFLLCFIGYSISLSLSFLDFEDQKLLDFLNKVTKIALKLLKEGSFESKLSWNNLLDILASNVNSNSVSSKQKSDLINQVFTYVETNGFKKSLIPEFGNLIYQIIKSNANLSDEIRLWLHKSMLFITKKFAETTELSENFIKFLNGIRNIIRLVPSISSSIWELVPVAVINTQLEVILNHRDWVLDSNVLEFVNCVLMSVKNVKQVQYEKLLQIFVNNEFIILNGLPSNANKRSRFESALILSNLFFMNPGKNSTSLLLEKLVLLYLGSIRSEDLILKSILVKIEANLVKSWVSLISNWELSEEFSSNDLELIGEERLILKDKKTLAISLNKNFINNSIKNGGANYVASNLPPSLFDYHSNKVDFKNAWEDAESFYENNTARIDQEYQKTIYDAEFLMMLVINNHELVQVDSNEEDGDTKIKFDIKSLIDSNLLQFIVVSLSSSSELIKNISKALISGVLRSLETTDNFKDTNLYKVYVSNILHTLRTTENEISPLIWYFYSSLIPILSNPGHYLYERSFRYILSNPTIKKHDIPLFAPISMSNGNDLEFENDESHYKQITWLIQNFINGTQVVSDLNILKVRGVVEWVMNLLNSPFITTNIKSLILTFIYTVQKIDHGSDMLITKYGILTNLEQFQQKYNSELSTVDEKSKLINEQLKLNIDEISVRFGVSVGSHKRIRTWTSGDLSSYVKRIHKS